The Plasmodium cynomolgi strain B DNA, scaffold: 0818, whole genome shotgun sequence genomic interval TTCGtactataatgatatatgtttacaaaatatatacatactctaTATAACATAGTGCCAGTTAATAAAACTGGAGCTGCGCCAAAAATTGAATGAGTAACTTTTGTTCCAATTCCCGAATTTCCACTATCTAACTGGGTATCAGAAACATCTGCAATATAACTTGCAATGTCTTCTAAATCAACTGCAGATGCTGGAAGCATTTCTATGCGGCCTGCAGTTTCATGCGATAAATCATCCCCTGAAGTGGAACCACTTGTACCTTTAATTGTACTATAACATGGTAATTGTTTTATCTCAGACAcaatctttttttcctcgtatttttttaagacgTCTGGACATGCGTATTCATCAGATATACATTTACCCTGAAAGTAATTATATACTGAAATAatcttttcaattttttttgtatttacaGTTATCTATATCCTGTTTAGCCAGATATTTAAGCTCAGTGTAATCAACATAATTATCGtacaattcttttctttgcttcCAGTCTCTTCTCGCAATAGTATTCTGGTCTGGCtcacatattatatattgaGGATTACCTCGATATTTATCAACAATATAATTCCATATCTGTGCTAGTATGGCAAAAACTGGAAGAACATTATTAGGATTCTTAGAACCAAAAGTTCTATCCAATATACTGTATACCCAATAATTTAACAGAATACACCCATCGTATTCAGAATTTGGAATATGCAATAATGAATgattatgtatatatcttAGGATCCTTTTACAAATTAGTGTCATTAATATTACCGCCccatttgcttttttatttggcactttatctaatttttttaacgttatATTACTACAAATTGTATGATAATTCTGTAAGTCATTAGATTGCATATCCATAgcttcataaaatttttctgagACAAAATCTTTTGAAGATTTATTGAATAATTCCTACAtcaaaagtaaataatatgtgtacataaatatttgtcCCCTATACAATTTGTTTAGTTCTCTTTACGTAAAAACCTATATTAAAAGATAGCATAACATCTAATAATTCATGAGAATAAATTCAAATGTAAATTACTGAAAAACTTGAAATTTTAGGCAGCGATGacatttttaagaataattcaaaaataatatggcTTTAAACCCTTACTGATCATATATCTAC includes:
- a CDS encoding hypothetical protein (putative), which encodes MDMQSNDLQNYHTICSNITLKKLDKVPNKKANGAVILMTLICKRILRYIHNHSLLHIPNSEYDGCILLNYWVYSILDRTFGSKNPNNVLPVFAILAQIWNYIVDKYRGNPQYIICEPDQNTIARRDWKQRKELYDNYGKCISDEYACPDVLKKYEEKKIVSEIKQLPCYSTIKGTSGSTSGDDLSHETAGRIEMLPASAVDLEDIASYIADVSDTQLDSGNSGIGTKVTHSIFGAAPVLLTGTMLYR